The genomic DNA gttttaaTCTTAAATATAGTTTCATTAATAGGCCAGGTAACCTTAAGCGAGAACACTTCATTTAAGGACCACGGTATATTCATTTGAGATTTTGTTACTCTTGACAATACATCTGTAAAGACAAATTGGGACGgtgaaatttaatgaaaattaattattttttttcaagaagtcGAAGTAGATTCTTGAATGAAAACGAAGGAAATTTATAGTGAGTGAATTGTTTAGGCGTATACATCGATTTCTAATGTACCACTCGATCAGTTTTAGGCTGGATTTTCGGTGGAAGAGGAAATTTCTCCCCAAATCCCAGTAATGTATCTTTTTCCTTGAATCTTGGGGTTTTTAAACGGATGGTCAATTTGTTATCAAGATAACTAGGGAACATTTTGGGCAAAATATTCTCCCAACGGATTCCTGGCGATGAAAAATACTACAATTGCTAAAAGTGAGCTTCAAAAACCAAGGCCCTAGTTGAGcttttgtcattttatactTTTATTCTTCCTATAAATGCCTTCTTACTTTCTAAAACCTTCCTGCTTCCGTCGCTTTTTCCGGCAGTATATAGAGATACGGGATTCTTCCTCATTGTTcgtcaattttttcatttacatgtatAGGAACAGGTTACTATACAGTGCTTTTAGACAGTAACGTTATGATAActgccccctccccctttcTTAGTTTTGCACCTCTACCAATGCTGAAATAAGTTCGGTATTCATCACATGATAGTCAGTTCTGTCTCGTCAATGAACCCTGATTAACACTTCCTGTTAGTATCACtcgaaattttcattttcccaaTGTGTGTCGTGATCCGTAATTTTTTACTTGACAAGAAGCCTGttatcttgaaatcaataaGCTTTTAatttccggttttttttttcaattactttctGAAGTTTGGCTTATGAAATTgatctaaaatttgttttttataacAAGAGCCATCCATGTGTTTGTTGAAGTTTATGCCTCCGTTCGTTAATGAAATACGCGTCGTTTTATCTTTTTGTCATCAGTATTCGTCTCGACAAATTAAAGTGTTTTCCTTAATGTCTGTCGTATGTAATTCATCAGACTTGGCAAATGACAGAAGCTGTTTTCACGCAATATTATGATTCTGATGcttattgctttattttgcaAGAGAATGATTGAGTAATATTTCATTTGAGGAGAAATGTTGAAAATGAAGTTTGCAAGGAAACAAATGACTTATATATGGTCTGAAATTGCATATTAGAGGGAAAATACTAGATCGTGTAATAGGAAACTAGCATTTTAACGACATTTCTTACTTTTATCATCGCCCAAATTCTtgtttttcgtctttttcgttttctcaATTTCACTGAAacgtatttctttcttttgatacgTAGAGCACCCATTTAAGGCCTGGTAAAATAGCGCTTTGTAACAGCTGTTATCTCTGTCACACTGTTGGGTGCAAGCTAGCTCAGATTCAGCGTGGAACTTTCCGATGCCGCGTGAGCCTTCATTCGGATTTTTCATGAACGGAAATGTGAAATAAGAAGATAACGCTCCTGTAAATTGCAACGCTAGGCATAACTGAGCAGAATAATGGTAATAAGGATTGTCTTCGACAAGCTTTACGACCTTTATCGCTTTGCAGACATTTTTCCCGATTCACAGACGCTCTCGTTAACGCGGTAATGGGTGGATATAAGCGATATTGTATTTAAGTTGTAGACGGTCTCAATTTCAAGCCTTTGATGTGATTGGCTCAAAGACAAAAAAGGTGCCTTGGATCCCATTTTGTTCATTACTCAATGAGAgcgacttttcttgtcagtaaagggccattgtgtttatataataTACAAAATAATACGTGATCGCTTGTAGAAATGGAATATCTCTTCTCGAGTTGAGCACTCGAAGAAAACTGACTTCGTATCTACGCGTGCCCGTGTATTCTCTATATATTGCTTGATGTGTCTGTctggtttgtttttatttatgataATGAAGAAGATGCTAGATGCTAGGGAAAATTTGCACAAAATTACCGATGATATTGTGGACAACCTTGTGTTAAGATCAACTTTAATTGTGATTAGCTTTCGGCTGTAAATATTAGCTCTCCTAGATGCAGCTCGCCGCTTCTATGGTTTGGGTGTTTGATATCTAACATTCGCGGATGACATTAATatcaacgcttttttttttaatttttaaccttgaCTTGTCATTGTTACTGAATATAGATTCTGCAGAGAGCTGGAAATGATTGTAACAAATACTTTGGTGATAACTTTGTATTGTTACTTATGATGATTTCACCACAACTCATTTCAGGTACTTGCTGAGAGCCAATACCAATACCGCGCACCAAATACGGCATGGAGCATGGTGGGGACTCCTTGGACCTTACTCCAACGCGTGATTTGATCGGCCATGAAGCTGGCCCGTGCATGTTTAGGCCTTTTACCAAACAACCGCTGTCGATACCGAATGGAATCGTCATCTTGGGCAATTCCACTGGCAATATCTTAATCCCCTCGTGCAGAGCAGAGTGAAGTGATTGAGCAGGATAGTTTAGCAGAATACTTGTGTAGTTCGTGGAGGAGTTTGCTTCAAAATACATGGTGACACATATTTTGGTGAAATTTCTGAGCCAATATCCGGGAAGTTTGAATTCACCTCCCCCCTTTACTGATTGATATGAAGCTTGGCTGGTCCAGTGGTGAGAATCATAGCGCAAGATGCTCTAAAAGGTGAGACAGATCCTGTTAGTTCCCAGTTTAGCAGAAATCTTAACTCTTTTTGCCGTAATAGTTATTTCCAAATTTAATCCTCACATGcaaaaacgaaatgaaaaataaaattgaatcacTGCCGTGGGGTCTCATCTAAAGATAGGGATATctcaatttttctgttatttggtTTCTAAGACAACGTTCCTGAGGAGTGGACTTCGTTATTTTACCATACATAGTTCGCATTATTGTTTGCACGTAGATGTCATACTGCAAAAAAACCATATTTATATGAACCACCCTTCGATAAAACGCCGCTCTCGAATAAGTACCTCCTTTCTAAACCTTATGGATCGATAGAGGCGCTTTAGGCGCCTATTCGAGGATCTACGGTAATATTCATATGTAATAAGCTGACCAGGATTTCTTATAATCTATCCAATCTGCAGAGTCAAGCCAGTTAGATAACTGGTGTCGGGTCCAGCATGACTCCCTCTTCTGTCATGCTGACCACTCTTTCCTTACTAATGATAGAAGTAAATACCTTTGAACTTTTGACTTTCATTATCAGTTCCCATACTCCAGGCCCGCATCCAGGAATTCCTCTCATCCTGCACTTTGTCTTCCACGTGAAATTACCAATGCTTATGTTGTAGGGGCCACTTGGGCTTGAACTGTAAAGACACGTAATGAATGAAATCTTTCATTCTActatacatttttaattttaaggaCTTTAGTAACAACCTCACATATATCTTTGagttatattttaaattgttaaGATGTTAGATCTTTGTATCTAAAGAGAACTGTGAAAGAGGACTTAAATTGATGAGGGTGATCAAAGAACATTTGAAACTGGATATCGCTGCAGAATGTGGGCATATTTCTTTTCAGTAAGCTTTTTTAGCGCGGGAAGGATTTTTATAATGATTCAGAGTGCAGCCAATAGGAAGAAGAGGAAGCACTGCCAGGGGCTCCTTAGAACATGTAGCcatgtctttttttattttagcaaatACCCattacataaattatttttccttttttattttacttgcCTATTTCTTTGTCGAATGTCATGACAAGACGTCCCTGTGGTGTAGTTTTGACCTTTAGTACAACAAAGGAAAGAGTATgttgataaaatgttttcacaGAAAAGTAACCAAATATTGATtataaaatgatgatgatgccaTAAATTTCGTAAATAAATGTCGTAAATAAATGTCGTAAAGACTGTTACATGTATTGAAAGACTTCCATTG from Pocillopora verrucosa isolate sample1 chromosome 2, ASM3666991v2, whole genome shotgun sequence includes the following:
- the LOC131798648 gene encoding uncharacterized protein gives rise to the protein MRGIPGCGPGVWELIMKVKSSKSILRYDSHHWTSQASYQSVKGGGEFKLPGYWLRNFTKICVTMYFEANSSTNYTSILLNYPAQSLHSALHEGIKILPVELPKMTIPFGIDSGCLVKGLNMHGPASWPIKSRVGVRSKESPPCSMPYLVRGIGIGSQQVPEMSCGEIIISNNTKLSPKYLLQSFPALCRIYIQ